One region of Baekduia soli genomic DNA includes:
- a CDS encoding glycosyltransferase family 2 protein, which produces MTAVIAAYNRADVVERAVRSVLAQPRPPAEVLVVDDASTDATIQRAQAAGATVLRRERNGGAAAARNMGVEAATQPWIAFLDSDDEWLPCHLATLWPLAEDYELVTGASLVKSASSIVTKRSGVARRTELYSPAALVFPDNFVSSGGVLVSRAAVREVGGFDEGLRFAEDFDLWLRVLSRHPGVAVPDPVCIYYRHDGQKTGQVSEARAAQRGLLERYRDQPWWSERAFHRRLALNECERRIAQGHRLSALRLLLSGLVRDPSVHAPVARVLASRRLRSGG; this is translated from the coding sequence GTGACCGCGGTCATTGCTGCCTATAACCGGGCCGACGTTGTGGAGCGTGCCGTCCGGAGCGTCCTGGCGCAGCCGCGCCCTCCGGCCGAGGTGCTCGTCGTCGACGACGCCTCGACCGACGCGACCATCCAACGGGCGCAGGCCGCCGGTGCGACCGTTCTGCGCCGGGAGCGTAACGGCGGCGCCGCGGCGGCCCGCAACATGGGCGTCGAGGCGGCAACGCAGCCCTGGATTGCGTTCCTGGACTCCGACGACGAGTGGCTGCCCTGTCATCTCGCCACCCTCTGGCCCCTGGCCGAGGACTACGAGCTGGTCACGGGCGCCTCGCTGGTGAAGTCGGCCTCCTCGATCGTGACGAAGCGTTCCGGCGTTGCACGGCGCACGGAGCTGTATTCACCCGCCGCGCTCGTGTTCCCCGACAACTTCGTCAGCTCGGGCGGCGTCCTGGTGTCCCGCGCGGCCGTGCGCGAGGTGGGCGGCTTCGACGAGGGCCTACGCTTCGCGGAGGACTTCGACCTGTGGCTGCGGGTGCTGTCCCGCCACCCGGGCGTCGCGGTGCCCGACCCGGTCTGCATCTATTACCGTCACGACGGTCAGAAGACCGGTCAGGTCTCCGAGGCCCGGGCGGCACAGCGCGGCCTACTCGAGCGCTACCGGGACCAGCCGTGGTGGTCCGAGCGCGCGTTCCACCGTCGGCTGGCGCTCAACGAATGTGAGCGGCGCATCGCACAGGGGCACCGGCTCTCGGCCCTGCGTCTTCTGCTCTCAGGTCTGGTGCGCGATCCGTCAGTGCATGCGCCCGTCGCGCGCGTGCTGGCGTCTCGCCGGCTCCGGAGCGGCGGATGA
- a CDS encoding oligosaccharide flippase family protein: MTAVTGSGASLIDVEASNGRPGRRGVPRYSRRPMPGTPDEEHQGSVGASGETSTHATLGDAAVSGVRWVGLARVVSELAAFGGIVVTSHLVPPAEFGRAAIALLVNELASGVGSQGIATPLIQRRQVGSVERGTAMVLSIVSGLVLTVLTVLVAVLVMPLVFDDQTGRLTLIIAPIFLISAVAGVPSSLLQRRLDFRSVGLADAAAAVIGTAVMVALAVAGLDGEAIVLGAVATAVVTLVGTQLAAPRPNLAWDPGVARDIRRLGLPALGSGLLYLGFRNIDYIFVGARLGPTVLGYYSRAYRIGVEYQSKLSAIMLRLSLPLFSRAEDLVELRRIRGRIVRVHALLLFPPILLVTGVAPILVPFVFGSRWEPAVEPTQILTAAGLVATIMTGVGPLLVSLGRASTLVWLNLVSFVAFGVTVAIAAPHGIIAVAAAGAAIQVVLMLFTHVTVLRPLVGITVKSMFEDILPPLVACGPLLGLALAGTRVLDDTFAPLALLAISAAGLVSYLATLRVVFPSAYDELMGFMRRLAGRSRR; the protein is encoded by the coding sequence ATGACCGCGGTCACCGGAAGCGGAGCCTCGCTCATTGACGTGGAGGCTAGCAACGGCCGCCCCGGGCGCCGGGGTGTACCACGCTACAGTCGGCGGCCGATGCCGGGGACACCTGATGAGGAGCACCAGGGGTCCGTCGGCGCATCCGGTGAGACCTCGACGCACGCAACGCTCGGGGATGCGGCCGTCTCGGGCGTCCGCTGGGTCGGTCTGGCCCGCGTGGTCTCCGAGCTTGCCGCGTTCGGGGGCATCGTGGTCACCTCGCACCTGGTACCTCCGGCGGAGTTCGGTCGTGCGGCGATCGCGCTGTTGGTCAATGAACTGGCATCCGGTGTGGGGTCACAGGGGATCGCCACGCCGCTCATCCAGCGCCGCCAGGTCGGTTCCGTGGAGCGGGGGACCGCGATGGTCCTCAGCATCGTGTCGGGGTTGGTGCTCACCGTGCTCACGGTGCTCGTCGCCGTCTTGGTGATGCCGTTGGTGTTTGACGATCAGACCGGTCGCCTGACCCTGATCATCGCCCCCATCTTCCTCATCAGCGCTGTCGCGGGTGTGCCGTCGAGCTTGCTCCAGCGTCGGTTGGACTTCCGGTCTGTCGGCTTGGCCGATGCGGCCGCCGCGGTGATCGGCACCGCCGTGATGGTCGCGCTGGCGGTCGCCGGCCTAGACGGCGAGGCGATCGTCCTCGGGGCGGTCGCCACCGCGGTCGTGACGCTGGTCGGGACCCAGCTCGCGGCGCCGCGACCCAACCTGGCCTGGGACCCGGGCGTGGCCCGGGACATCCGCCGGCTCGGCCTGCCCGCCCTCGGCTCCGGTCTTCTGTACTTGGGGTTCCGCAACATCGACTACATCTTCGTCGGCGCGCGCCTCGGCCCGACGGTGCTCGGCTACTACTCGCGGGCCTATCGCATCGGCGTGGAGTACCAGTCCAAGCTCAGCGCCATCATGTTGCGGCTGTCTCTCCCGCTGTTCTCGCGCGCGGAAGACCTCGTCGAGCTGCGACGGATCCGCGGGCGCATCGTGCGCGTCCACGCGCTGCTGCTATTCCCACCCATCCTCCTGGTGACCGGCGTGGCGCCGATCCTCGTGCCGTTCGTGTTCGGGTCGCGGTGGGAGCCGGCCGTCGAGCCCACGCAGATCCTCACCGCCGCCGGCCTGGTGGCCACCATCATGACCGGGGTCGGCCCGCTGCTGGTCTCCCTCGGGCGCGCCTCGACGCTCGTGTGGCTCAACCTGGTGTCGTTCGTCGCGTTCGGCGTGACGGTGGCGATCGCCGCGCCGCACGGGATCATCGCGGTAGCCGCGGCGGGGGCCGCGATCCAGGTCGTGCTCATGCTGTTCACGCACGTCACCGTGCTGCGTCCGCTTGTCGGCATCACGGTCAAGAGCATGTTCGAGGACATCCTGCCGCCGCTCGTGGCCTGCGGGCCGCTCCTGGGGCTCGCGTTGGCCGGGACCCGTGTGCTCGACGACACCTTCGCTCCGCTGGCGCTGCTGGCGATCTCCGCCGCCGGGCTGGTCAGCTACCTGGCCACACTGCGGGTCGTGTTCCCCTCGGCGTACGACGAGCTCATGGGGTTCATGCGGCGTCTGGCCGGTCGCAGCCGCCGCTGA